Proteins co-encoded in one Medicago truncatula cultivar Jemalong A17 chromosome 8, MtrunA17r5.0-ANR, whole genome shotgun sequence genomic window:
- the LOC11434506 gene encoding disease resistance protein RUN1 — MRISHKKYDVFISFRGEDTRTNFTAQLHQALSDRSIESYIDYNLVKGDEVGPALTKAIDDSHMSLVVFSKDYATSKWCLDELVHILQCRKLNGHVVIPVFYNIDPSHVRHQKESYQMAFARFERELAHSKSHVDKVSEWKAALNLAANISGWDSRKYRDDTQVIGNIVEDVLQKLALMYPNELKDIVKVDENSEHIELLLKTIPRIGIWGMSGIGKTTIAKQMFSKNFAHYDNVCFLEKISEDSEKFGPIYVCNQLLRELLKREITASDVHGLHTFITRRLFRKKVFIVLDDVNNTTQLDDLCRVLGDLGPNSRLIITTRDRHTLGGKVDEIYEVKTWKLRDSLKLFSLRAFKQDHPLKGYERVSERAVECAGGVPLALEVLGSHFHSRKQEFWESELNLYENKGEAFPDIQKVLRTSYNGLSWRQKEMFLDIAFFFKGENKDIVTRILDAFGFNATSGIEILEDKTLITISNNDRIQMHDLLQKMAFDIVREEYNDRGKRSRLRDAKDICDVLGNNKGSDAIEGIIFDLSQKVDIHVQADAFKLMHKLRFLKFHIPKGKKKLGTVHLPENIMPFFDKLKYLE; from the exons ATGCGTATCTCTCACAAAAAGTACGATGTATTCATTAGCTTTAGGGGAGAGGATACACGTACAAACTTCACTGCCCAGCTTCATCAAGCTCTTAGCGATAGAAGTATCGAATCATACATTGATTACAATCTTGTTAAAGGTGATGAGGTTGGACCTGCTCTTACCAAAGCAATTGATGACTCACATATGTCTCTTGTAGTTTTCTCAAAAGACTATGCAACTTCAAAGTGGTGCTTGGATGAACTCGTCCACATACTTCAATGCAGAAAACTTAATGGACATGTAGTTATACCTGTGTTCTATAACATAGATCCATCACATGTACGTCATCAGAAGGAGAGTTACCAGATGGCATTTGCAAGATTTGAGAGAGAACTTGCCCACAGTAAATCTCATGTAGACAAAGTGTCTGAGTGGAAAGCTGCTCTCAATTTGGCTGCCAATATATCTGGATGGGACTCTCGCAAATATCG agatGATACTCAAGTCATTGGCAATATTGTGGAAGATGTTTTGCAGAAGTTGGCCCTCATGTACCCTAATGAACTGAAAGATATTGTTAAAGTTGATGAGAACAGTGAAcatattgaattattattgaaaacaATACCAAGAATTGGAATTTGGGGCATGAGTGGAATAGGAAAGACAACCATAGCAAAACAGATGTTTTCCAAGAACTTTGCCCATTATGACAATGTATGCTTCTTGGAAAAGATAAGCGAAGACTCGGAAAAGTTTGGACCAATATATGTTTGTAATCAGCTTCTTCGTGAGCTACTGAAGCGAGAAATTACAGCGTCTGATGTTCACGGACTTCACACATTCATCACGAGGAGGCTCTTTCGCAAAAAAGTTTTCATTGTTCTTGATGATGTTAATAATACGACACAGTTAGATGATTTGTGTCGCGTACTTGGTGACCTTGGACCTAACAGTAGACTCATTATAACAACGCGAGACAGGCATACACTTGGTGGAAAAGTTGATGAGATATATGAGGTCAAAACATGGAAGCTTAGAGACTCTCTAAAGCTTTTTAGCTTAAGAGCCTTCAAGCAAGACCATCCTTTAAAAGGTTACGAGCGTGTCTCTGAAAGGGCAGTTGAATGTGCAGGAGGTGTTCCATTAGCTTTAGAAGTTTTGGGTTCACATTTTCATTCCAGAAAACAAGAATTCTGGGAATCCGAGTTAAATTTGTATGAGAACAAAGGAGAAGCCTTCCCCGATATTCAAAAAGTGCTAAGAACAAGTTATAATGGATTATCATGGCGACAGAAGGAAATGTTTCTAGACATTGCATTCTTTTTCAAAGGTGAAAACAAAGATATCGTCACAAGGATACTAGATGCCTTTGGTTTCAATGCAACTAGTGGGATAGAAATCCTCGAAGATAAAACTCTTATAACCATCTCAAACAACGACAGAATACAAATGCACGACTTACTACAAAAGATGGCCTTTGATATAGTAAGAGAAGAATATAATGACCGAGGAAAGCGTAGCCGACTGAGGGATGCTAAAGACATTTGCGATGTACTTGGAAATAACAAG GGGAGTGATGCAATTGAAggaataatatttgatttgtcTCAAAAAGTAGATATACATGTTCAAGCTGACGCATTCAAATTGATGCATAAATTAAGATTCCTTAAATTCCACATCCCCAAGGGTAAGAAGAAATTGGGCACTGTGCATCTTCCTGAAAATATTATgccattttttgacaaattgaaATACCTTGAGTGA
- the LOC11425527 gene encoding disease resistance-like protein DSC1: MRISHKKYDLFISFRGEDTRTNFTAQLHRALTDSSIESYIDYSLVKGDEVGPALAKAIQDSHMSLVVFSENYATSKWCLDELLHILQCRKHHGQVVIPVFYNIDPSHVRHQKESYEMAFARYDRDLAHSKSQLDKVSEWKAALKLAANISGWDSRKYRDDSQVIDKIVEDVLQKLSLMYPNELKDLVTVDENSEDIELLLKTIPRIGIWGMSGIGKTTIAKQMFAKNFAHYDNVCFLEKVSEDSEKLGPIYVRNQLLRELLKREITASDVHGLHTFIKRRLFRKKVFIVLDDVDNASQLDDLCRVLGDLGPNSRLIITTRDRHTLSGKVDEIYEVKTWRLKDSLKLFSLRAFKQDHPLKGYECFSERAVECAGGVPLALEVLGSHFHSRKPEFWESELNLYENKGESLPDIQKVLKASYNGLSWRQKEMFLDIAFFFKGENKDIVTRILDAFGFNATSGIEILEDKTLITISNNSRIQMHDLLQKLAFDIVREEYNDRGKRSRLRDAKDICDVLGNNKGNDAIEGIIFDLSQKLDINVQADTFKLMTKLRFLKFHIPKGKKKLGTVHLPENIMPFFDKLTYLEWNGYPLKSLPEPFHAEQLIQISLPHSNIEHLWYGMQELVNLEAIDLSECKQLRHLPDLSGALKLKQLRLSGCEELCEVRPSAFSKDTLDTLLLDRCTKLESLMGEKHLTSLKYFSVKGCKSLKEFSLSSDSINRLDLSKTGIKILHPSIGDMNNLIWLNLEDLNLTNLPIELSHLRSLTELRVSKCNVVTKSKLEALFEGLTLLRLLHLKDCCNLIELPANISSLESLHELRLDGSSVEELPASIKYLSELEIQSLDNCSKLRCLPELPLSIKEFQADNCTSLITVSTLKTFSINMIGQKKYISFKNSIMLELDGPSLDRITEDAMLTMKSAAFHNVLVRKYRFQTHSFNYNRAEVCLPGRRVPREIKHQSTTSSSITINISNSLGFIFAVVVSPSKKTQQHGYFVGMRCQCYTEDGKREVGYKSKWDHKPITSLNMDHVFVWYDPYHYDSILSSIERKISFKFCITTYTSSGKELDGLLSIKECGVCPIYYSESRRVLGTGNLDKKLELELYEEIQFESRSGEGYDEGDDEKEGTGIQNQQSDLNENFHSSYECLIACNDTQVHENPQQKETLDDDDNSKEIMKFKIVHESSAKSGDETETSSNKHEQFEKEKDSTGGDSDVESSFDKRQKFSSDDDLHSSISPTRLNSTDRSKTDEETKNLQQSPPPLVKNLQIPSYSYTNKLNPNASMAAESSSSKPSKDSEYSPIDYSEYKKILEEDPLAIMEKLLSGELGHSSQASQSTPQAEATETQSESIKMLLDELRDLVFSRNLLKHLPNDVTLGEEVKALLVKLNYRANELSEKQSSGITDFARIFTEATVNIDEGKLGNVTLQHLNVDHKDSMSKLQASKYKIMKFDESISAAEDKIKARDVEIEDIKAQIRLLEEKARKVQQEKSQLEDACSKCKEKRTEIVEEAKNVASTTIQTREKIDNLKKKKRELDSNYETLEGNYAIMRLSPPF, from the exons ATGCGTATCTCTCACAAAAAGTATGATTTATTCATTAGCTTTAGGGGAGAGGATACACGTACAAACTTCACTGCCCAGCTTCATCGAGCTCTTACCGATAGTAGTATCGAATCATACATCGATTATAGTCTCGTTAAGGGTGATGAAGTTGGACCTGCTCTTGCTAAAGCAATCCAAGATTCACATATGTCTCTTGTAGTTTTCTCAGAAAACTATGCAACCTCAAAGTGGTGCTTGGATGAACTCCTCCATATACTACAATGCAGAAAACATCATGGTCAGGTAGTAATACCTGTGTTCTATAACATAGATCCTTCACATGTTCGTCATCAGAAAGAAAGTTACGAGATGGCATTTGCAAGATATGATAGAGATCTCGCCCACAGTAAATCTCAACTAGACAAGGTGTCCGAGTGGAAAGCTGCTCTCAAATTGGCTGCCAATATATCTGGATGGGACTCTCGCAAATATCG GGATGATTCTCAAGTCATCGATAAAATTGTGGAAGATGTTTTGCAAAAGTTGTCCCTCATGTATCCTAATGAACTCAAAGACCTTGTTACAGTTGATGAGAACAGTGAAGATATTGAATTATTACTGAAAACAATACCAAGAATTGGAATTTGGGGCATGAGTGGAATAGGAAAGACAACCATAGCAAAACAGATGTTTGCCAAGAACTTTGCCCATTATGACAATGTATGCTTCTTGGAAAAGGTAAGCGAAGACTCAGAAAAGTTGGGACCAATATATGTTCGTAATCAGCTTCTTCGTGAGCTACTGAAGCGAGAAATTACAGCGTCTGATGTTCATGGACTTCACACGTTCATCAAGAGGAGGCTCTTTCGCAAAAAAGTTTTCattgtacttgatgatgttgataatgCTTCACAGTTAGATGATTTGTGCCGAGTACTTGGTGACCTTGGACCTAACAGTAGACTCATTATCACTACGCGAGACAGGCATACGCTAAGTGGAAAAGTTGATGAAATATATGAGGTCAAAACATGGAGGCTTAAAGACTCTCTAAAGCTTTTTAGCCTAAGAGCCTTCAAGCAAGACCATCCTTTAAAGGGTTACGAATGTTTCTCGGAAAGAGCAGTTGAATGTGCAGGAGGTGTTCCATTAGCTTTAGAAGTTTTGGGTTCACATTTTCATTCCAGAAAACCAGAATTCTGGGAATCTGAGTTGAATTTGTATGAGAATAAAGGAGAATCCTTGCCCGATATTCAAAAAGTGCTAAAAGCAAGTTATAATGGATTATCATGGCGACAGAAGGAAATGTTTCTAGACATTGCATTCTTTTTCAAAGGTGAAAACAAAGATATCGTCACAAGGATACTTGATGCCTTTGGTTTCAATGCAACTAGTGGGATAGAAATCCTCGAAGATAAAACTCTTATAACCATTTCAAACAACAGTAGAATACAAATGCACGACTTACTACAAAAGTTGGCCTTTGATATAGTTCGAGAAGAATATAATGACCGAGGAAAGCGTAGCCGACTGAGGGATGCAAAAGACATTTGTGATGTACTTGGAAATAACAAG GGGAATGATGCAATTGAAggtataatatttgatttgtcTCAAAAACTAGATATAAATGTTCAAGCTGACACATTCAAATTGATGACTAAATTAAGATTTCTTAAATTCCACATCCCCAAGGGTAAGAAGAAATTAGGCACTGTGCATCTTCCTGAAAATATTATgccattttttgacaaattgacATACCTTGAGTGGAATGGGTATCCCTTGAAGTCTCTTCCAGAGCCTTTTCATGCTGAGCAGCTGATTCAGATTTCTTTGCCGCACAGCAACATTGAACATCTTTGGTACGGGATGCAG GAACTTGTGAATCTAGAGGCAATCGACCTAAGTGAATGCAAACAGTTACGTCACCTCCCTGATTTGTCTGGGGCGTTGAAACTCAAACAGTTGCGCCTTTCTGGTTGTGAAGAATTATGTGAAGTTCGACCTTCTGCTTTTTCTAAGGACACACTTGATACTTTGCTACTGGATAGGTGCACAAAACTGGAAAGTCTTATGGGTGAGAAGCATTTAACATCTCTAAAATACTTCAGTGTCAAAGGCTGCAAGAGCCTGAAGGAATTTTCGTTGTCCTCAGATTCAATAAATAGGTTGGATTTAAGCAAAACCGGAATCAAAATATTGCACCCATCAATCGGTGACATGAACAACCTTATTTGGTTGAATCTAGAAGACTTAAATCTAACAAATCTACCGATTGAATTGTCTCACTTGAGATCACTTACTGAACTTCGGGTTTCTAAGTGCAATGTTGTTACTAAATCAAAGTTAGAAGCCCTTTTTGAGGGTCTGACATTATTGAGATTACTACACTTGAAAGATTGTTGTAATTTGATTGAACTCCCTGCAAACATTAGTTCCTTAGAATCATTGCATGAATTAAGACTGGATGGAAGCAGTGTGGAGGAGTTGCCTGCTAGCATCAAGTACCTCTCAGAGCTAGAAATTCAGTCTTTAGACAATTGCAGTAAGCTTCGTTGTCTTCCAGAACTTCCTTTAAGCATCAAAGAGTTTCAGGCCGACAACTGCACTTCCTTAATAACAGTATCCACTTTGAAGACCTTCTCAATAAACATGATTGgccaaaaaaaatacatttcgtTTAAGAATAGCATTATGCTGGAATTGGATGGACCCTCGCTTGACCGCATTACAGAAGATGCCATGTTGACAATGAAAAGTGCCGCCTTTCACAATGTATTAGTCAGAAAGTACAGATTCCAAACCCACAGCTTCAATTATAACAGAGCCGAGGTTTGTCTGCCAGGACGCAGAGTTCCAAGAGAGATCAAACACCAATCAACCACATCTTCCTCCATAACTATCAACATTTCCAACTCACTGGGCTTTATTTTTGCAGTTGTGGTTTCTCCATCTAAGAAAACACAACAGCATGGGTACTTCGTTGGAATGCGATGTCAATGCTATACGGAAGATGGAAAGAGGGAGGTGGGATATAAGTCTAAGTGGGATCATAAACCGATTACAAGTTTGAACATGGATCATGTTTTTGTATGGTATGATCCATACCATTATGACAGCATACTCAGCAGTATTGAAAGAAAGATTTCTTTTAAATTCTGCATTACAACTTATACAAGCAGCGGGAAAGAACTTGATGGCCTTCTAAGTATCAAAGAGTGTGGAGTTTGTCCAATTTACTACtctgaaagtcggagggttttAGGCACAGGGAATTTAGACAAGAAATTAGAATTAGAGTTGTATGAGGAAATTCAATTTGAATCAAGATCAGGTGAAGGCTATGATGAGGGAGATGATGAGAAGGAAGGTACTGGCATACAGAACCAACAATCGGacttgaatgaaaattttcacaGTTCATATGAATGTTTAATTG cCTGTAATGATACTCAGGTACATGAAAATCCTCAACAGAAAGAAACTTTGGATGATGACGATAATTCCAAAGAAATTATGAAATTTAAGATTGTTCATGAGAGTTCTGCGAAGTCTGGAGATGAAACTGAAACTTCTTCCAACAAACATGAACAATTCGAGAAGGAGAAGGATTCTACTGGAGGAGATTCTGATGTAGAGTCGTCTTTTGATAAG AGACAAAAGTTTTCCAGTGATGATGATTTACACTCTTCTATTTCTCCGACAAGATTAAATTCAACAGACAGGTCGAAGACAGATGAG GAAACTAAGAATCTTCAACAATCACCGCCACCATTAGTGAAGAATCTACAGATTCCATCTTATTCTTATACTAACAAACTAAATCCAAACGCTTCAATGGCTGCTGAGAGTTCTTCAAGTAAACCTTCAAAGGATTCAGAATATTCTCCTATCGACTATTCTGAATATAAGAAAATCCTTGAAGAAGACCCTTTGGCAATCATGGAAAAACTCTTATCTGGTGAACTTGGTCATTCTTCACAGGCTTCTCAATCTACGCCACAAGCTGAAGCTACTGAAACTCAGAGTGAGTCAATCAAGATGCTGCTGGATGAATTAAGGGATTTGGTATTTTCAAGAAACTTATTGAAACATTTACCCAATGATGTGACTCTTGGAGAAGAGGTGAAAGCTTTATTAGTTAAACTCAATTATAGAGCTAATGAGCTTTCTGAGAAACAAAGTTCTGGTATTACTGATTTCGCCAGAATCTTCACAGAAGCCACAGTGAATATTGATGAAGGAAAACTGGGCAATGTTACTCTTCAACATCTTAATGTGGATCATAAAGATTCAATGTCCAAGCTTCAAGCATCCAAATACAAGATTATGAAGTTTGACGAGTCTATCAGTGCCGCTGAGGATAAGATCAAGGCCAGGGATGTTgaaattgaagatatcaaagcaCAGATTCGTTTGCTCGAGGAGAAAGCACGTAAGGTTCAACAAGAGAAGTCACAGTTAGAGGATGCTTGCTCAAAATGTAAGGAGAAGAGAACTGAAATTGTGGAAGAAGCTAAAAATGTAGCCTCTACGACCATACAAACCCGTGAGAAGATTGATAATCTAAAAAAGAAGAAGCGGGAGTTGGATTCGAATTATGAGACGCTTGAAGGAAATTATGCCATAATGAGACTGTCACCTCCATTTTAG